The following are encoded together in the Streptomyces sp. NBC_00358 genome:
- a CDS encoding phospholipase: protein MRPSRRSLLAATAVLGTVFAVPAPADATEVPAAGAYFVQSATTGLNAADSSGAVVQHNPKGNEDHQRWTLRPNGSSSVLESADTGGSCLGRAGDQARTVPCTSADAAWEVTPTGADQFTLKAPGTDRYLTVAAKPSGSNYPAQLAIGSPGGLASWYLTPVEAATRPMPPQDQRTLDQVTFLTAHNAYANGVDGGFAPPFVNLVPNQTRGINQQLSDGVRGFMLDLHQTPDGAILCHDSCTLVSRPVALWVDLQRMVDFLKQHPDQFVTVFLEDYVDPGVLRAELARVNGLSDVLYRPDLTGVREKGWPKLADLTAAGHRLLVFTDHSRASDESAGLTRDSFGVMYQREWTVENYWSMGSGIGSSDWSCYSRWYDAGTNVPLTRTEPGFRPLFVMNHFRDATISGTAGTDNTKLADRARRFCQPAARKKPNFLAVDRYDLGDPASAVNTLNTYVYP from the coding sequence ATGAGACCGAGCCGCCGCTCCCTGCTCGCCGCCACCGCCGTACTGGGCACCGTCTTCGCCGTCCCCGCGCCCGCCGACGCCACCGAAGTGCCCGCCGCCGGCGCCTATTTCGTCCAGAGCGCCACCACGGGACTGAACGCCGCCGACAGCTCGGGGGCGGTCGTCCAGCACAACCCCAAGGGCAACGAGGACCACCAGCGGTGGACCCTCCGCCCGAACGGCTCCTCCTCCGTCCTCGAAAGCGCCGACACCGGGGGCAGTTGTCTGGGCCGCGCGGGTGACCAGGCCCGGACCGTGCCCTGTACGAGCGCCGACGCCGCGTGGGAGGTGACACCGACCGGAGCCGATCAGTTCACGCTCAAGGCCCCCGGAACGGACCGGTACCTGACGGTCGCGGCCAAGCCCTCCGGCTCCAACTACCCGGCCCAGTTGGCGATCGGCTCGCCGGGCGGTCTCGCCTCCTGGTACCTGACACCGGTCGAGGCCGCGACCCGCCCCATGCCGCCCCAGGACCAGCGCACCCTGGACCAGGTCACATTCCTCACCGCCCACAACGCCTACGCCAACGGCGTCGACGGCGGATTCGCCCCGCCGTTCGTCAATCTGGTGCCGAACCAGACCCGGGGCATCAACCAGCAACTGTCCGACGGTGTCCGCGGGTTCATGCTCGACCTGCACCAGACCCCGGACGGCGCGATCCTCTGTCACGACAGCTGCACGCTCGTCAGCAGGCCGGTCGCGCTCTGGGTCGACCTCCAGCGCATGGTCGACTTCCTCAAGCAGCACCCGGACCAGTTCGTCACCGTGTTCCTGGAGGACTACGTCGACCCGGGGGTCCTGCGCGCCGAACTCGCCCGTGTGAACGGCCTGTCCGACGTCCTCTACCGCCCCGACCTGACCGGCGTGCGCGAGAAAGGCTGGCCGAAGCTCGCCGACCTGACCGCCGCGGGTCACCGGCTGCTCGTCTTCACCGACCACAGCCGAGCCTCCGACGAGTCCGCCGGACTCACCCGGGACAGCTTCGGCGTCATGTACCAGCGCGAATGGACCGTCGAGAACTACTGGTCCATGGGCTCGGGGATCGGCTCCTCCGACTGGTCCTGCTACAGCCGCTGGTACGACGCGGGCACGAACGTACCGCTCACCCGCACCGAGCCCGGTTTCCGCCCTCTCTTCGTCATGAACCACTTCCGTGACGCCACCATCTCCGGGACCGCAGGCACGGACAACACCAAACTCGCCGACCGTGCCCGCCGCTTCTGCCAGCCGGCCGCCCGCAAGAAGCCCAACTTCCTGGCAGTCGACCGCTACGACCTGGGCGATCCCGCCTCCGCGGTGAACACGCTGAACACGTACGTCTATCCGTAG